The following are encoded together in the Triticum dicoccoides isolate Atlit2015 ecotype Zavitan chromosome 6B, WEW_v2.0, whole genome shotgun sequence genome:
- the LOC119324154 gene encoding histone H4, which yields MSGRGKGGKGLGKGGAKRHRKVLRDNIQGITKPAIRRLARRGGVKRISGLIYEETRGVLKIFLENVIRDAVTYTEHARRKTVTAMDVVYALKRQGRTLYGFGG from the coding sequence ATGTCTGGGCGTGGCAAGGGCGGCAAGGGGCTCGGCAAGGGCGGCGCCAAGCGCCACCGGAAGGTGCTCCGCGACAACATCCagggcatcaccaagccggcgatcCGGAGGCTGGCGAGGAGGGGCGGCGTGAAGCGCATCTCGGGgctcatctacgaggagacccgCGGCGTCCtcaagatcttcctcgagaacgTCATCCGCGACGCCGTCACCTACACCGAGCACGCCCGTCGCAAGACCGTCACCGCCATGGACGTCGTGTACGCCCTCAAGCGCCAGGGCCGCACCCTCTACGGCTTTGGCGGCTGA